The Chanodichthys erythropterus isolate Z2021 chromosome 14, ASM2448905v1, whole genome shotgun sequence genome window below encodes:
- the LOC137036257 gene encoding probable G-protein coupled receptor 82: protein MSVKHFSGCIYRGLLGNYFSESSMANSSHNISYLCQTSTTSVVLPVIYTIMSLTGLPGNAISLWVFMRKIAIKTSTHIYLINLGISNFLLCLTMPFQAAYYSLGTTWNKHNTMCRMAINGLTPVIHVNICFGVIILSWVALSRFASLIQHSHADRPSRWLKVLPGAFLCRKRQAKLAYALCLITWAIVAIAVTSFVVLYSIRETGSVEDGNGYEVCYSAAVEVGGQGSHIFALVAVSLFFVFFLLVLSTYMAVIRHIWRSKRNAVISDRQRVYARVFRNIVVIKVVLVVCLLPHHIYKAIFINIVNEQSLSTSPTTDACHPMSMYVEIKSILLCLASLRCSTDPIMYFLLDKMFRKHALSLLRLHASSNDSQTSKSNVQL, encoded by the exons ATGTCTGTTAAACACTTCAGTGGCTGCATATATAGAGGG CTACTGGGAAACTATTTTTCTGAGAGCTCAATGGCAAACAGCTCACACAATATTTCTTACCTGTGCCAAACATCCACTACAAGTGTAGTTCTGCCCGTTATCTACACCATCATGTCTCTCACTGGCCTGCCTGGGAATGCTATTTCTCTATGGGTGTTCATGCGCAAGATCGCCATCAAAACGTCCACGCACATCTACCTGATAAATCTAGGGATCTCAAACTTTTTGCTCTGCCTCACCATGCCATTCCAGGCTGCATATTACTCGCTTGGGACCACATGGAACAAACACAACACCATGTGCCGAATGGCAATAAATGGTCTAACTCCAGTGATCCATGTCAACATCTGCTTTGGCGTGATAATACTGAGCTGGGTGGCACTCAGTCGCTTTGCCTCACTAATTCAACATTCCCATGCTGACCGCCCAAGCCGGTGGCTCAAAGTTCTACCCGGAGCCTTCCTTTGTCGAAAACGGCAAGCAAAATTGGCCTATGCACTGTGCCTAATCACCTGGGCTATTGTGGCCATAGCAGTCACATCCTTTGTGGTGCTGTACTCGATCAGGGAGACTGGAAGTGTGGAGGACGGTAATGGATATGAAGTGTGCTACAGTGCAGCAGTGGAGGTTGGAGGGCAAGGATCTCACATCTTCGCTCTAGTGGCCGTTTCATTGTTCTTCGTCTTCTTCCTGCTGGTCTTAAGCACCTACATGGCAGTGATCAGGCACATCTGGAGGTCCAAGAGAAACGCGGTCATCTCTGACAGGCAGCGAGTCTATGCAAGAGTGTTTCGGAATATTGTTGTCATTAAGGTCGTGCTGGTGGTCTGTCTCCTGCCGCATCACATCTATAAAGCcatctttattaatattgtcAATGAGCAGTCTTTGTCTACATCACCAACAACAGATGCTTGCCATCCAATGTCCATGTACGTGGAGATAAAGAGCATCCTCCTCTGTTTAGCATCTCTGCGATGTAGCACAGACCCCATCATGTACTTCTTGCTGGACAAGATGTTTCGTAAGCATGCGCTTAGCCTGTTAAGATTACATGCTAGCTCAAATGACAGCCAGACATCGAAGTCTAATGTACagttatga
- the gpr82 gene encoding probable G-protein coupled receptor 82: protein MHPSGVNDSDNNQSTCMILPEEIHQTILPWLYLCLAALGLPTNGIVLVDLWRSERTPTAIFTLNLIVSDLLMCSSFFFRIAYYKENTKWLSGTPACNVVELINFSCFYINLYCNMSFLLWTSINRYVTVVKPSYAFFQIFKHTLPSWILCFFTWSVVTTVVGTSMGLKLGRQINGTCFDQVVNSNIIYQDQFKTIHCVGVSAFFFILGLMVVSYSLLVFHLQKVRGGRFGPGGSLKVRRKILASVIMFVLCFLPYHVQRIILLKSENKNCQERFRIKTGTIFIAALSCCLHPILQLVFRLRCCRANRNTRAKPKRETSKSLETPQIHTIHLTENIEESEKNKTEISQELKKNSTELSKQPTQF from the exons ATGCATCCCTCAGGAGTAAATGATTCAGACAACAATCAAAG CACATGCATGATACTTCCTGAAGAAATCCACCAAACCATCTTGCCTTGGCTCTATCTCTGTTTGGCTGCCCTGGGCCTTCCAACCAATGGAATAGTCTTGGTCGATCTTTGGAGATCAGAGAGGACACCCACTGCCATCTTCACTTTGAACTTAATCGTGTCAGACCTGCTGATGTGCAGCAGTTTTTTCTTCAGAATAGCCTACTACAAAGAGAACACCAAATGGCTATCTGGAACTCCAGCCTGCAATGTAGTAGAGCTGATCAATTTTTCTTGCTTCTACATTAACCTCTATTGCAACATGAGCTTCCTTTTGTGGACCAGCATCAATCGCTATGTCACAGTGGTAAAACCAAGCTACGCTTTCTTTCAGATCTTTAAACATACTCTGCCTAGTTGGATCCTTTGCTTTTTTACCTGGTCGGTTGTGACCACAGTTGTCGGCACTAGCATGGGGCTTAAACTGGGCCGACAAATCAATGGGACCTGCTTTGACCAAGTTGTCAACAGTAACATTATCTATCAAGATCAGTTCAAAACCATCCACTGTGTAGGTGTGTCAGCATTCTTCTTCATTTTGGGCTTGATGGTGGTCAGCTATAGCCTGCTGGTCTTCCATCTGCAGAAGGTGAGGGGAGGTCGATTTGGACCCGGAGGAAGTCTAAAGGTTCGCAGGAAGATCCTGGCCTCGGTCATAATGTTTGTACTGTGTTTCCTACCCTACCACGTGCAAAGGATCATCTTATTAAAATCAGAGAATAAAAACTGTCAGGAAAGGTTCAGGATAAAAACAGGCACCATCTTCATTGCAGCTCTCAGCTGTTGCCTGCATCCCATCCTCCAGCTGGTGTTTCGTTTGCGCTGCTGTCGGGCAAATCGCAACACCAGGGCCAAACCCAAACGTGAAACCTCCAAGAGCCTGGAAACACCTCAGATACATACTATACATTTGACTGAAAACATTGAAGAATCtgagaaaaataaaactgaaataagcCAAGAACTGAAGAAAAATTCAACTGAATTAAGCAAGCAACCAACACAGTTTTGA
- the LOC137036259 gene encoding probable G-protein coupled receptor 34: MMSNCQMDNTSLQVPLAVLYALFFLFGLPGNLLALWVFLRVHTKKNSVRIFLINLALADLLLVICLPFRVVYHSNHDQWVLPSLMCRIVGNIFYMNMYISIVLLGFISVDRYLKFQRASCRRLFLQSRWSVLLCCVIWTTSFAAVMAFIVQNPETGESQQCFQYKKLDKSKWKAYFNFAIVGIFWVVYGALVISYGRIGMKLLTASRKKPDFPNAGKYNKTAWKSFFVLFLFTICFVPYHSVRIFYIMSQMANDTSCDRINLLDKTNEVVLLLSALNSCLDPVMYFLLCSSIRKVMVKIICNGFCQQTTRGLISSSETPQEQQKISVVVPMTDTQDVRTSKTTKTVQ, translated from the coding sequence ATGATGAGTAACTGCCAGATGGACAACACCAGCTTGCAGGTTCCGCTGGCTGTTTTGTATGCACTCTTCTTTCTGTTTGGGTTGCCTGGGAACCTGCTGGCTCTTTGGGTCTTTCTGCGAGTACATACAAAGAAAAACTCTGTTCGCATTTTCCTCATTAACTTGGCTCTGGCTGACTTACTTCTTGTGATCTGCCTGCCTTTCCGAGTGGTGTACCACTCCAACCATGACCAGTGGGTGTTGCCATCATTAATGTGCAGGATAGTGGGTAACATCTTTTACATGAACATGTACATTAGTATAGTCTTACTGGGTTTCATAAGCGTAGACCGTTACTTGAAATTTCAGAGGGCATCCTGTAGGCGGTTGTTTCTGCAGAGCCGGTGGAGTGTGCTTCTATGCTGTGTTATCTGGACTACATCATTTGCTGCAGTTATGGCATTTATTGTCCAGAATCCAGAGACTGGTGAATCCCAACAGTGTTTCCAGTACAAAAAACTGGATAAATCCAAATGGAAAGCCTATTTCAACTTTGCCATTGTTGGTATTTTTTGGGTGGTCTATGGTGCATTGGTAATCTCCTATGGAAGGATCGGAATGAAGCTCCTTACAGCCTCCAGAAAGAAACCAGATTTCCCAAATGCAGGCAAGTACAACAAAACAGCATGGAAATCCTTCTTTGTactcttcctcttcacaatatgTTTTGTGCCCTACCACTCTGTGAGGATTTTCTATATCATGTCACAGATGGCAAATGACACTTCTTGCGATAGGATAAATCTGTTGGATAAAACCAATGAAGTAGTTCTGCTACTATCTGCCCTTAATAGCTGTCTGGATCCAGTCATGTACTTTTTGTTGTGTAGTTCTATTCGCAAAGTGATGGTGAAAATCATCTGTAATGGCTTCTGTCAGCAAACCACAAGAGGACTGATAAGTTCTAGTGAGACTccacaagaacagcaaaaaatCAGTGTAGTTGTGCCTATGACAGACACTCAGGACGTCAGAACATCGAAAACAACAAAGACGGTCCAATGA